One window from the genome of Natrialba magadii ATCC 43099 encodes:
- a CDS encoding amidohydrolase family protein, with product MADYDSIIRNAYSTEHDQILDIGITDGTITALDEEIDAAADTEIDAEENLVGPGFVDSHMHIDKSFAACGERRPKGNESAFDFSDIKTREEEYFADASVEDITQRALQNIEMAVAAGTTYIRSHVAVNHETFGLQNMEAVTAARAEARQLADLQLVPAARHVPDAAGKELLSDAIELGKRDESTGEAVLVGGSDPAGSNKDIERTMEAWFDVASEHDVGLDVHIQDGGTLGGYTLERLLEYTRENGYDGRVTASHCFCLSHISDWQLDELIDAFTAMDANIVTCYQSTRPSMPVRKLLEEGVTLAHGTDNDRDFVFPHGNADSLEGALVESTKLHGDRTFADDYRWFDTNEGLGWLWRMITEQGAAALGISDQYGLQEGTPADLVVFDEPSPQWAIISQATRRYVIKDGVVVARDGELVPEYKVTE from the coding sequence ATGGCAGATTACGACAGTATCATTCGAAACGCGTACAGTACCGAACACGACCAGATACTCGACATCGGAATTACGGACGGAACGATCACCGCGCTCGACGAGGAAATCGATGCGGCTGCCGACACCGAAATCGATGCCGAGGAGAATCTCGTTGGACCGGGATTCGTCGACAGCCACATGCACATCGACAAGTCGTTTGCCGCGTGTGGCGAACGAAGACCGAAGGGGAACGAATCTGCGTTCGACTTCAGTGACATCAAGACTCGCGAAGAGGAGTATTTCGCAGATGCGTCCGTCGAAGACATTACACAGCGTGCGTTGCAGAACATCGAGATGGCTGTCGCTGCAGGAACAACCTATATTCGTAGCCACGTCGCCGTCAATCACGAGACGTTCGGACTCCAGAATATGGAGGCCGTGACTGCGGCACGAGCGGAGGCACGACAGCTTGCGGACCTTCAGCTGGTCCCCGCAGCGAGACACGTCCCTGATGCGGCGGGGAAGGAACTCCTCAGCGACGCGATCGAACTCGGGAAACGCGACGAATCTACCGGTGAAGCGGTCCTCGTCGGCGGGAGTGATCCGGCGGGCAGTAACAAGGATATCGAGAGAACCATGGAAGCGTGGTTCGACGTCGCGAGCGAACACGACGTCGGGCTGGACGTACACATCCAGGACGGCGGCACGCTTGGCGGCTATACGCTCGAACGCCTTCTCGAGTACACGAGAGAGAACGGGTATGACGGCAGGGTGACTGCGAGCCACTGTTTCTGTCTCTCCCACATTTCAGACTGGCAACTGGATGAGTTGATCGATGCGTTTACTGCGATGGATGCAAACATCGTTACCTGTTATCAGAGCACCAGGCCGTCGATGCCGGTTCGCAAACTGCTGGAAGAAGGTGTCACCCTCGCCCACGGAACCGACAATGATCGAGATTTCGTCTTCCCCCACGGCAACGCAGACTCATTGGAGGGTGCACTCGTCGAATCGACCAAGCTCCACGGCGACCGGACGTTCGCCGATGACTACCGGTGGTTCGATACGAACGAGGGGCTCGGCTGGCTCTGGCGCATGATTACTGAGCAGGGGGCAGCTGCCCTGGGGATCAGCGACCAGTACGGACTCCAGGAGGGAACGCCCGCGGATCTTGTGGTTTTCGACGAGCCATCGCCACAGTGGGCTATTATTTCACAGGCAACCAGACGATACGTCATCAAAGACGGCGTGGTCGTTGCCCGGGATGGTGAACTCGTCCCGGAGTACAAAGTAACCGAGTAG